From Watersipora subatra chromosome 8, tzWatSuba1.1, whole genome shotgun sequence, a single genomic window includes:
- the LOC137401534 gene encoding proteasome maturation protein-like isoform X2, translating to MSLKIPSLRPKEEKLGQALEPHGEYGVASLMHTGLSSSVKDQANPSTHPLQYSLEHWREQQERQAMATARAIQGLHMPMKLGMERFAAKQINRLPCMATRNSNLMEDILTGRDESIDIEDVFNSPMEFPERAGDPHALMERRLGIL from the exons ATG AGTCTAAAAATACCTAGCCTCAGGCCTAAGGAGGAAAAGTTAGGACAAGCACTAGAGCCGCATGGCGAGTATGGAGTTGCTTCCCTTATGCATACAGG TTTGTCATCATCAGTTAAGGACCAGGCTAATCCATCTACACACCCTCTTCAATACAGTCTTGAGCAT TGGAGGGAGCAGCAGGAGAGACAAGCTATGGCGACTGCTCGCGCTATACAAGGTCTCCATATGCCTATGAAGCTTGGCATGGAGAGGTTTGCTGCCAAACAG ATAAATCGACTGCCGTGCATGGCCACAAGAAATTCCAACTTGATGGAGGACATACTAACAGGCAGGGATGAATCCATAGACATAGAGGATGTCTTCAACA GTCCAATGGAGTTTCCAGAGCGAGCCGGTGATCCACACGCACTTATGGAGCGTCGACTCGGTATCCTCTAA